The genomic window TTGATTTATTCTTTTTATCtatcatcattctttattatttattattacaattattattaaaactgtacattattaaatgtttttctaatttttctacAGAAAAACAGCCGTAGGTATATCTGATTGTAATTGTTTAAGCATATacggaaaaacttctttctacttcacatgaagttaaagaagcaaacttaaaatattgtttaattgagggttctacctataaaattaaattatctttacatttccccatttttttttaaattattttgtgttattcctcatttttctttaacgcagtgcagaatttttgatacactttgttggtttcaccaagttatttaattatttcatttaacccgggagtagtcgcgctcacttctgtaacgtcgatagtcgcgtgtgagattctatctcaaaatacgaatttaaaacaaatttttattttgtattatttttatctactttttatattgaaaatatgtatttctaacaattttattaaaaaaacctgtgttaatggccacctgccaacatcggccacctgtcctaacggccagtttaaaaatttcccaaaccaattatatgtagactacaaaaactggcaataacggccacctttctatatcggccaatagttctttcaattttagtgaccgttactgccaggttttactgtattacgaaaaaggatgaaatgtgagattctatctaacggcgcgactactcgcgggatAAAGCTAATTGTCTCTCCCCAAAGctataaattccacaaaaagaagaacaagacaaaaaaatcctacgcattactacacccttcctcgaggcacttacgaaattttttcaaaattgcaaaatttttcatcaagttatcgcgaaaaaggacaaaattgagattctatctcaccgcgcgactactcgcgggttaatgaattgataatttcaatactttggtctaaagaaatgtttcgcttttctaatttagtaaCTGGCTaagcaatttttacaaaattggtttgtatatgtgtcaaattactttttaataacggtttttttaaaacatccacaCATTTTTCATAGCACCTGAGTTACATGTACATCGAGACTACAAATGACGTCTCTAATTCCCTCAAAATATCagttatgaaatttacagaatttaaccaTGTTCTCCATCTAGTTATCACAGGTTCAGGTGGTAAAGGCACATTAGGTAAACGATTTTTATACACCTATACTCGCAGAAGGGCTTTTAAAATCATGTTTTTGTTTTTGATAGAAGGGTATTGACCATTGGAAATTCCATCCTTACAGTTTGTAGCCTCCTGCTACTCTATTTGTAGCAGATGCGTAGTAACGAAtttgaaataatatttttaaatgttgtccacttttggtcatatggcgcagcatcacttaacaataacaaaatgttttcactaacaaaatgtgagtgcatattgtagagtctccTTCTTCTCCTTTATTCGTCGCCTTATAAATTGTAAGAGGCACATATTAAAAGGATATTACCAGAAAATAGTTTCaaagaattttcagatttattgtttagatctgagacttctcatttctctttaaaatgcatctatgcaaaaaaaatgcaaaaaggtCTAAAAATAcgcaattttaataaatgcatatgcacttacaaaatttatccaaaatatgcaaatatgcacttaatatgcctTTTGCATATTTCTCGAGCTCTAGGTGattacaaaacaaaatacaacattACAAGTAATGGATACAAGAGTATATAGAGGAGTATCATGTGATTCGGATCCTTTTATGGTAAAGTCTGAAATAGTTTTTCCGTTTAGATCCAAGAAAACAAAAGAACCACCTGAAGCCATAGAAATTTTTAACGCAACAAATTACAACCTGGACAGCTTACAACATGAAAGTACGAGAACACTATGTCAACGAAGACTAaatgaaaaattagaagatatAATCTAAAATGTATCCGTGGAAGAAgtgtacaaaaatataatagacAGTGTGCAAACAGACGCAAAAAAGCGCTTGGTTTAAAATGCGAACGCCACAGTAAAATCTGTGGTGGACCGAAGACGTACAAAAGCTAataatggagaaaaagaaagTACGCACGGTGGCTAAGTACTAAACATCAAGTAGACAAAGACAAATATTTGGACCTACGAAGAACAACAAGAAGAGCAGTAACAGCAGCAAAAAAAGAAATGTGGGATAGGAAATGCCAAGAGATCAACACTTACATAGGCGGAAGGAAATGTTCAGAGACATGGAAATTTTTCATAACAAAATAAAGAACACAGAAAGAAATACTACTCCTATTCAgttaatatcagcagaaaaatgGAACGAATACTACGAGAATTTGCTAACAGAAAGTAGAGCCGAATATACCACCCAATCACCAACAGAAGTATTCGTTGAAAGCGAAGAGATAGTAGTGGGGGTTGATAAATATGGTGAAGAAAGctgtaaatgaactaaaaatGGTAGAGCTCCAGGGCCAGAAAATGTTCCGgccgaattaataaaatgtggcacagataaactctttcaagcacttacttggtgtatgaacaaatatataaacggtGTCACACCACCCAGTTTATGGAAAATAGCTTATATTTCTTCCATTCATTAAAAAGGAAATAATTGGATTGctcaaattacagaggaatatcggTAACTAGTACACTAAGCCAGGTGTACGGGCGCATTCTTAGAAAGCTCATTGAGATCGAGTAtagggaacaagaagaagaagaacaggctggtttccgcgctggaaggacttgcacagataatgtcttctgcctaaaacaattaattgaaaaaaaatcagcaaccagtcaagagacccatctcatgtttgttgacctcCGTAAAGCATACGACAGTGTTCCTTtgactaaattgtggaaatcactacaagaaactaacatcagctacactctagtcaacgccttaaaaaatatatatgaaaattctacatcagaagtaaaaattggcaacacactatctaaaaagttcatagttaacaagggtctgcgccagggctgctgtatttcaccaactttgcttaagatatatattccaaaagcactaaaccagtggaaacgtaaatgccacggtatgggtatagacctcggagaggtttgtttataAACCTTACAATTTGCTAATgactagagctcgggaaatatgcaaaatgcatattaagtgcatatttgcatattttggataaattttataagtgcatatgcatttatcaaaatttcatatttttatgcttttttgcatttttttgcatatatgcattttaaagagaaatgagaagtctCATATCTAAACGTTAATCTGTGTCTAAACAATAaacacagattaacccaacaatAAATGTGAAATAAATGTGCAATAAATGTGAAAATTCTCGTGGATCCACTTTCTGATAATATCCTTAttatctgccttttacaatttataaggcgacgaagggactctacaatatgcagtcacattttgttagtgaaaaCATTTTGTTATTGTCAAGTGACGCTGCACCATATGACCAAAGGTAGACAAgatttaaaaagatttttttcaaatttgttactTGTCTAGAGCACGCGTCTGCTACAAATAGAGTAGCAGGATGCTACAAGCTGTAAGGATGGAATTTGCAATGGTCAATACCCTTGtatcaaatataaaaatatatttttagaagCCATTCTGCGAGTATAGGTATATAAAGATCGTTTACCTAATGTGCCTTTACCACCTGAACCTGTGATAACTAGATGGAGAACATGcttaaattctgtaaatttcatatCCGATAATTTTGAGGGAATTAAAGACGTCATTTGTAGTTTCGATGGTGATGGTGGTCATATCCAAACCAATTTTGAAAATATTGCTTAGCCAGTTGCTAAGTTAGAAAAGCGAAACATTTCTTTAGACtaaagtattgaaattatcaatgCATTAAGTGAAATAATTAAACACCCTGGTGAAACCAACAAAGTATATCAAAAATTCTGCACGGTGTTAAAGAAAAATGagggatatcaaaaaataatttaaagaaaatattattaagatggggaaatgtgaagataatttaattttataggtagAACGCTCAATTAAACAGTATTTTAAGTTTGCTTCTTTAACTTCATGTgaagtagaaagaagtttttccgtATATGCTTAAATCAGATATACCTACGGCtgtttttctgtagaaaatttagaaaaacgtttaataatgtatagtttttaataattgtaataataaataatcaagaatgatgataaatataaagaataaataatacatataatgtaggttatagaaattttaaaaaatattttttatgactttagcataaaataaatattttttttatttagcttaaatgcctcgacagtCCATTAGCATCAAATAAATAATTACATAAATACTTTCAAAACAAAGATTActgcattttttatttatatgcattaaatgcatgAAATTATATTTAAGTGCATTTTTCAactattttagggttttttaagtgcatatttcccgagctctacgATGACCAAGTgatcatagctaatgataaagacgacctacagtatatggcaagaaaactaaaggaggaatatgaacagtggggcttggaaattaatgtggaaaaaactaaatacctacctgcccataggagctgagttatctaatatcgaactagaggataatgaacaaatcacatcctgtagcTAATAAACGcacctgggagtaatcttcgatagaacgggaaaagacgatgaggaaataaagaaaagggtaacacaagctagaagaacaattggctgcgtaaatggaatactttggagctccgaaataggaatacagcgaaaataaaatatctatgaaacacttattaaaagcagcctactttacggagcacaaacttggagaataaccgagaacaacaggaaaaaattagaagctgtagaaatggatgtgtttagaagatcgttaggtataacccgtagggaaagagttctaaatgaggaagtaagacgacgaattggaatatatggctacttaacaacagacattcaGAGGAagcagttgatttggtatggtcatattcaaagaatggaagacacaagattgcccaaaaagatcatgcagtgggtaccaccaaaccgcaagaAACAAGGAAAGCAATGAgggcaagagatcttagagatggctcatgggatgatagaaggacgtagAAGTTAGGCACGTCGTTTagaacgtcgaaagacgttctaaaaccgatacatatatCTGTATCTTGGAGGTAAACAGTCGTATATCCGCAATGTAAACATTTGCAAGAAAGCACAAAACATACAGACTAGtcaataaactataaaaaaaaattatttccatTACGTCGAATTCCACATTATTGGTGTATTATAATATGTAAATGCAAATCTATTACAGGGTATTAGTATGgttaagaaattatttacctgatgTATAATAATGGGAGTAACGACTTTTTACCTCTATATCTTTAAACAGGTAATAGGCAAAATAAAAATCGTAAGTGATTACAAAAATAGTATATTCCgtatttaaaaatgcaaaaacCAAATCACAATGTTTGGAACAAAAAAGAACTCTTGTTTTTCGTTATCCCGTTTCAATACCCTCAAAATACCATTTAATATATAAATGGAGCTACGATTGTTTACCACTACCGCATACGAAAGCATACTATCTAATACACGCACGTATTTTTGGAGTTGCTATGGATCAGAGCTGGGGAGGATTCGAATCACATAGGACTCGAATCCTGGATTCGAATCCTTTTTGAGGATCCGAGGCCGATGATTCGAAtccttaaaaaaaaaaaagatttttgatCCGGATTCGTCGAAGAAATCCTAAAGGATCCGTACTCGAATCACCAATGAAATGTTCGGATCCTTTTAGAGATTATACTGCGCCGGCGCGACAAGCTGACTCAAGCTTCGACTTGTCACGAAGTGTAACCAAACACAGATTGAGAGTGAAGACCGAATGCATCGGAGTTTGTAAAAAGTTAGTTATACTGTTATAGTTACAAAATAGAATTAGTAAATAAATTGGTATAATATAAACTATAGATAGACATAATATAAGTGAACGTGTAAAGCTACAGGTAAGTGAAAATCGGTCTATTATCTATTTTTCTATTTATGCACAATGTACAAATTGAATATGTAGGCGATATCAGTCGACTAAAGGCAAAGGGTAGAGATGGGTATCGCGAGTACTCGAAGTTTGAAGAACATCAATGTTTTGTTAAAAGTAAAGTTAGTAAATAAGGTATCTCTGTATCTAGTATCTACTGATTTGTCATCATGAACCAAAGAAGAAATAGGTTTAAACCAGATATGGCATCAAAATTAACTTTTTgaacttaaaatttgaaattttgcggAGGTATAAATTTAATATACAAAAGTATAATTATAGTCTTGATTTCAAAAATCCATGTATGTAATGTAATTTATAATGTAGGTAGTCTGTTTTAGTCTTCAGCAAAATTAAATTATACCGGTTAGAAAAtggtattatttattaaaagtcaaatatgaaaaaacatcgaTGTTTTCACAACGAAGTTTTTTTACCTATCGatgtttttaatttcgataaccATCGATATGAAACATCGATGTTTTTAAGTTCGATACCCATCCCTACTAAACATCTAAACGGATATACAGTATGTTAACTTTTTGATTGTGACTCCAGGCGAGTGGTCTAGAAAAATAATCCTGTTTAATAGAGAAAAATAGAATATTAAAACTGACCCACTACTGGTACTGGTAGGGAGTGTAACCATGTTATAACAGGCTGTTTTTATTCCTCTTATGTCCCAATATAATTATTGTTCACCATCGAAAAATATATGATTGTATGTAATCTTATCCATTCTATGAAATCTACCAGTACAGTTCATTATTTAGTGCTCAGctgaccattttttaaattagtGACAATTGTGTCAAACTAAATGTTAGTACACTTTTTAGTTATTAAATAATTCAAAATGAGtcatttctgtgaagaatataattatatatacgtgtttttttttaattttgaaaaacttctttgtTTCTGAGTTTCTGAAGGAGTCAAGTTCACGCACATAATGTCACGCAAATGACATACCCTACTTATTCTGATACTCTGTAGTTCTTTACGAGTTTCTTCATGAAAATAGAGCATTGATTTATTAATATCAACTGTTATACTTAGTCATTGTCATTAGGTAATTACTACTATAACCAATGTAATTACTACTATAACCAATGTGAaagattcaattttttttcaggAATATATTACTAATGTCTTCAGAATCTTCAAAACAACCTTCTGGTGAAGATGACAGTAGAAAAGATCCATTTGTTTCATTATCGGATCAAGAACCATCGTACTGTACTGAATCAGCTGACTCTGAAGATGATGAAATAATTGAAACACCaagaaaacccaaaaaaaaaagattcgaaTAACAAAACTGTATGATATTTTCGAAAAAAAGGAAGAGCAAAGTGTCAAAATTGGTAATGTCGTTGCTGAAAATCCTCCAGTAGAAaattctaaaattgatttttaaagATTTGAAAGTATCTCGGTATTGGATGGAAAATATTTCAAGATTTGCAAAATGAAGAATGACAATGATGTCGAAGCAAATTGTCAGCTCTGTTTTCCGATCATAAAGAAAATTAGCGGGAGTCTTAATTCATCATCTAACTTCATCAGACATATAAAAAGAGTTCATCCTGAAAAACTAGAAGAGTATAAGCGGTATAAACAATCTAAGAGAAATtcgaaattaaacaaaaaatgcCACACTATAACTGATCCTGAAGGACCATCGACGGCATCGACTAGTGCCAGTAGCCATAAGCAACCTAGACTAATGCAGACACTTCTAGGCAGCGGAAACGTTAGGGTTGACCAAGCTAATTTTGAAAAACGGGTGGTAAATTTTATTTTAGGTACAATGTCTGCCGGAAGGGCAAAAGTGGCACACGACCTGATTTACACAAAAGCCCTGCAAATTGACGCAGATATTATCATAGTCCCAGAACCAAATAAAAACATAGTAAAAAATTCGGTTGGATCTCTGATAACAGAGCAGACGTGGCTGTTTTCTTGGTGAACAAGAAAGTGTGCATAAACACAATTACCAAGAAGGAAGGACTTTTGAAGATTAAAATAAACGAACTAGCAATCATAACTTGTTATATCTCACCTAATATAAGCATGACACAGTATAAAGATCAGGTTGAAAAAATCATAGAGGCGTCACAGGGTGAAACATCCTATATAATCGCTGGTGATATAAATGCCAAATCCATTCTTTGGGGGTCcacaaaaaatgacaaaagagGAGAAATTTGGAACGAATGGATCTCTTCCGCAAACCTGACTGTATTGAACAACGGTAAACCTACATTTGAAAGAGGTGAGTCACGAAGCCACATAGACATCACAATAGCAACCAACAACTACGCCAAGAAGATCTCAGGGTGGGATGTGCTTGATGAAAACCTATTTACTTTTCACAAGTACATATCTTACGAAATCGGCCTCAAGGTTACAACAAGGCACGGCAGGAAACTACTTGAGTTCGATAAAACTTTACAAATTTACAAACTATATACGAAACTTACAAGAAGAATCTACCGATTTTAACAACTTTAGAGACAATGTAATAAAAGCACACAAAGCGAGCAGCACAATCAAATATGTCACATACACAGTACCATATTGGTGGAATGTAAACATCCAGCAAAAGCGGACAGAATGTCTCAGAATCAGGCGTACAGCACAGCGAAATAGGACCCAGCAAAACAAAGAAGAGTATAAGAGCGCCAAAAAAGAACTAGGTAAATTGATCAAAGGGGCTAAACGCACGTGCTGGCAGAACTTGTGCGAGGCGCTGGAGAATGATGTATGGGGCGAAGCATATAAGATCGCCACTAAGACGCTGAGGTCAGAGACCCCATATAACCTGTGCGACGACAAAAGAAGGAGAATAGCTAACACCCTGTTTCCTAATAAACCCACAAACAACTTCCTGATTAGAGACGATGTTAACCGCCCCGATGAACTAACGTCAGCTGAACTCACTAGAGCTGCCAATTCCATAAAGATAGGTAAATCCCCTGGACCGGACCATGTGCCACCGGAGGCGATAAAAATACTAGTAAATGAATGCCCAGGAGCTACTAGAAGGGCACTAAATAAGCTACTAACAAGACAAGAATTCCCAGATCAGTTAAAATTAGCGAAGCTAACTTTGATTCATAAACCCGGTAAAAATCCGGAAGAAGCCAATTCATATAGACCTATATGTCTCCTTGACTGCCTAGGGAAATTATACGAAAATCTTGTCAAAAATCGCCTAGAAGACGAACTGAGTGAAAGAGAAATCATCTCCAACAGACAGTACGGATTCAGAAAAGCTAAGTCTGCAATAGATGCGGTAAAACATCTAACTGACGCTGTAAAAACACGAGGAAAAGATGGGCCGTACTAGTTATGTTTGATGTGAAAAATGCCTTTAACTCTGCCAACTGGGCACACATCATAACTAAACTGGAATCAGCACTAGTGTCAGGATACCTTATCAATATCATTAAAAGGTACCTTACAAATAGATACGTCACAGTGGCAAAAAATACAGACCAAAAGCTGACAGCCGGTGTACCGCAAGGTTCCGTATTAGGTCCAACACTCTGGAACATATTATATAACGGGGTGTTAGAAATTGACTATGGCAGAGATACTCTAGCTATTGCCTACGCAGATGATTTGGCGATATTAGTGATGACTGACATGAACCGGGAAATCGAAGACAAAGTAAACAGGTGCTGCAGAATGGTCAATAGCTGGATGGCTACAAATGATCTGGAACTAGCCGGAAACAAAACGGAAGTGGTCATATTGAAAGGACCTCGACAAAGACCTGAGTTGAGTTTTCAGATTGGTACTACAACAATAAGACCTACAAACTGTGCAAAATACCTAGGCATATACATCGACACAGGTCTAAGGTTCACGAAACACCTGACAAATGTAGTCCAGAGGGCAGAAGCAAGAACGGCAGCCCTACAAAGGATCATGCCGAATATAGGAGGCCCAAGTAGCCAAAAACGAAGAATGTACTTGCAAGTAGTACAATCGACCCTTCTATATGGAACCCCTATCTGGGGAGATgcactaaaatatcaaaaataccgaGATATAATAACTAGGGCTCAGCGAAAGCCTCTACTAAAAGTGACAAGCGCGTACCGGACTACTTCAACGACAGCCCTACAAGTGATAGCGGGTACGCTTCCCATTCACCTCCTGGCGAAGGAACGGCGTATTCTCTACCACTCTCGGGATGGTCATCTACCACAGATGAAAGCTGCCACCAGAGAGCAATTACTAATAGAATGGCAAACAGAATGGGAGGCACAGACTGATAAGGCACAGTGGACCAAAAAACTAATACCCAACGTGATAGAGTGGTATAAATGTAAGTTCAAACGAGTAAATTTCTATTTCACGCAGTTCCTGACCGGGCATGGATCTTTTAGGTCTTTTACGGATCGGATTCAAAAAACCAGGGATGATAATTGTATAACTTGCAACGTAACAGACGACGCGGAGCATTGTATCTTTAGATGTAATGCGTTTGCGTCAGAACAGCACACAATGCGGTCAAAACTAGGGAAGATATCAACCGACAACTTGATGCGTATCGCTATGGAAAGCAGGGAGAATTTTGAATTCATCATAGATCACATAACAAAAATCATGAAGAGAAAGTCCATAATAGAGAAAGCAATTGAGACAGCATAACTAAGATCTGGATTAttatatatgtgtatatgtatAGGATTATTtttgtgtatatatgtatatattttatttttttcttcttatttttagGTTAATATTACTGATATTACTATCTTGGGGGCCACCTCTTTTTTCTTAGCTCCACATGTCCATCACAGACACTAATAACATTTAAACTCCAATGTTATATTCATACTTTCTTTCCCTCGGCTCCTTACCGCTCCTAGGTAAAAGCCGACAACTTCTACGACCAATCTAGGCTGCGCAAGACACTCCTAAGTTTCGTTCGCTAACTGAACACGTACGGGAGTGTCTTGACGAAGacgggtggttttagttggtaggcaggTTAACAGGAGGGCATCCGTTTGCAGGATCTCCCTACACGGGGGAAAATGGACTCGGATGTTTTCCTCTATTCTGAATCCAACACACGCCAAGTATGGTACGGTGTTTAGAACATTTCCACCcaaatccaaaaaaaaaaaaaaggtacaATGTCTGCTATAAACATTATAGAACATGAAAGTTTCTTGGCACTTTTTCAAGGAATGAATGTTAAAGTTCcatcaagaaaaacaattatgaaaaaaatcaatcaaaattataattaaaatatgtGTCATATTAGAGAAAAACTAAGAAATACTCGCTTTTTATGTACGACAGCTGATATTTGGTGTAACAAGAAACGAAGTTTTCTTGGGGTTACCGTGCATTGGATCGAAGAAAACTTGGTTAGAGGATCTGCTGCAATTGCCTGTAAACGATTTAAAGGCGCACACACTTACAGACATATTGGCGAAATGCTTGAAAATATAAACTTGCAGTTTGGTTTAACAGAAAAAATAGTTGGAACAATTACAGATAATGGAAGCAACTTCGTTAAAGCATTTGAACAATACCACATAACCAATGATGAAGAGGAAGCGATAAATGcagatgatatatttcaggtaataaATATAAATGAAGAGAAAGACACGGAACTTTTGGAGAATGACGATATGGATGTCGATTCAGCTGAACAGTTCACTTTACCGAAACATTTCCGATGTGCCAGCCATACACTAAATTTAATAGCCACAACggattacaaaaatttaattaaagaaaatgCAGTTCTGCGAAAGCGCCGTACTGCAGCATTTCAAAAATGTAACCTGCTTTGGAATACAGCTAATAGaccaaaatcaaatgaaattattcaaaacattttattGCACACACTTAGCCGTCCAGGTATTACTCGATGGAATTCACTTTATGTTTCTGTAAAGCAAATTCTAAAAGAAAAGGTCAAGCTCAATACACTTTTTAAGAAACTGGAACTGGAACCATTTAAAGGGACTGAACTTTTATTTTTAGAAGATTATTGTATGGTAATGGAACCTCTAGCCCATACATTGGATTTTCTTCAAGGAGAGCACGCGAACAACTCATTTTTTGGGTTCTTGTTACCGAGTTTATTATCtctaataaataaatatgaaaaaaaagtagcGGTCCGTACCACATACAAATATGAGGTGAATACATAGCCAAAATGTGCCTCGACAACCTGAGAAGAAGATTTGCTGACATACTGTCGCTTAATTGTAAAGAAGTCGTAATTGCAGCCGTTTTAATTCCTCAATTTAAATTCAGATGGTATAATATCGTAAAGTATCCTACATATACTAAAGAggatacaaaaatttttattacagacGCAGCTAGAGACTTAGACGATTCAAACTATGATTTCTTATCAGATGAGAGTGACGCAACCAATTTAGACCAATTCTTTGATTTCAGTGACGACAAGGTCAAGGTACAGCCTCCAATATTAAATAACGACAGTGAAATGGCAAGAAACTCCTCCCAATCATCAtctgtacctaaaagtaaaacATCTTCAAAAATTGAACTGGAGCTGTTGAGGTATTTAGAAGATAAAagaaataatatacatattattaatGAATATCCTacacttaaaaaaattttcacaaaatttaaCACTTGCCTTCCTTCGTCTGGTGCAGTCGAACGATTATTTTCATTTGCAGGTATAATCGACGCACCTCGAAGGAATGGCCTGACAgacgaaaattttgaaattttggtgCTATGTAAGGCCAAccaaaagaaatatttttaaaaactataagttttttaaaattttattggaGAAGCAAATTTTactgcaaattgtagaagcctcggaggtgttaccagagaaggttcccattgttttcagtctggtaggatgtagaatagcatttttggatgtttcttttatgtgctattagattgaaaacttagtttttttgatAACAGTTGCCGCTacggcatccctgccatttcgttcgttgcgatccgtga from Diabrotica virgifera virgifera chromosome 5, PGI_DIABVI_V3a includes these protein-coding regions:
- the LOC126885413 gene encoding uncharacterized protein LOC126885413, whose product is MCLDNLRRRFADILSLNCKEVVIAAVLIPQFKFRWYNIVKYPTYTKEDTKIFITDAARDLDDSNYDFLSDESDATNLDQFFDFSDDKVKVQPPILNNDSEMARNSSQSSSVPKSKTSSKIELELLRYLEDKRNNIHIINEYPTLKKIFTKFNTCLPSSGAVERLFSFAGIIDAPRRNGLTDENFEILVLCKANQKKYF